One window from the genome of Glycine soja cultivar W05 chromosome 12, ASM419377v2, whole genome shotgun sequence encodes:
- the LOC114380018 gene encoding peroxidase 3-like — protein sequence MKMGSNFRFLSLCLLALIASTHAQLQLGFYAKSCPNAEQIVLKFVHDHIHNAPSLAAALIRMHFHDCFVRGCDASVLLNSTTNQAEKNAPPNLTVRGFDFIDRIKSLVEAECPGVVSCADILTLSARDTIVATGGPFWKVPTGRRDGVISNLTEARDNIPAPSSNFTTLQTLFANQGLDLKDLVLLSGAHTIGIAHCSSLSNRLFNFTGKGDQDPSLDSEYAANLKAFKCTDLNKLNTTKIEMDPGSRKTFDLSYYSHVIKRRGLFESDAALLTNSVTKAQIIELLEGSVENFFAEFATSMEKMGRINVKTGTEGEIRKHCAFVNS from the exons ATGAAAATGGGAAGCAACTTCAGGTTTTTGAGTCTTTGCCTCTTGGCATTGATTGCATCAACTCATGCTCAACTTCAGCTTGGTTTTTATGCCAAGAGTTGCCCAAACGCTGAGCAAATCGTTTTGAAATTTGTCCATGACCATATCCACAATGCTCCATCACTAGCAGCTGCATTGATAAGAATGCACTTCCATGACTGTTTTGTAAGG GGATGTGATGCATCAGTCCTTCTGAACTCAACAACCAATCAAGCTGAAAAGAATGCTCCTCCAAATCTCACAGTAAGAGGCTTTGACTTCATTGACAGAATAAAGAGCCTTGTTGAGGCAGAATGCCCTGGTGTGGTCTCTTGTGCTGATATCCTCACTTTGTCTGCCAGAGACACTATTGTAGCCACA GGTGGACCATTTTGGAAAGTTCCAACAGGTCGAAGAGATGGGGTCATCTCTAACTTGACGGAAGCCAGAGATAACATTCCTGCTCCATCTTCTAACTTTACCACCCTACAAACACTCTTTGCCAACCAAGGACTTGATTTGAAGGACTTGGTCCTGCTCTCTG GTGCTCACACAATTGGTATCGCTCATTGCTCATCATTGTCAAACCGCTTGTTCAATTTCACTGGCAAGGGTGATCAAGACCCGTCATTAGACAGTGAATATGCTGCAAATCTGAAAGCCTTCAAGTGCACGGACCTCAATAAGTTGAACACCACAAAAATTGAGATGGACCCTGGAAGTCGCAAGACATTTGATCTTAGCTACTATAGTCATGTGATTAAGAGAAGGGGTCTATTTGAGTCAGATGCTGCATTGTTGACAAACTCAGTTACAAAGGCTCAAATCATTGAATTGCTTGAAGGGTCAGTTGAAAATTTCTTTGCTGAGTTTGCAACCTCCATGGAGAAAATGGGAAGAATTAATGTAAAGACAGGGACAGAAGGAGAGATCAGGAAGCATTGTGCATTTGTAAATAGCTAA
- the LOC114380019 gene encoding peroxidase 3-like — translation MKMGSNFRFLSLCLLALIASSHAQLQLGFYAKSCPKAEQIILKFVHEHIHNAPSLAAALIRMHFHDCFVRGCDGSVLLNSTTNQAEKNAPPNLTVRGFDFIDRIKSLVEAECPGVVSCADILTLASRDSIVATGGPYWKVPTGRRDGVISNLVEARNNIPAPFDNITTLQTLFANQGLDLKDLVLLSGAHTIGIAHCSSLSNRLFNFTGKGDQDPSLDSEYAANLKTFKCKDLNKLNTTKIEMDPGSRKTFDLSYYSHVIKRRGLFESDAALLTNSVTKAQIIELLEGSVEKFFAEFATSIEKMGRIKVKTGTEGEIRKHCAFVNS, via the exons ATGAAAATGGGAAGCAACTTCAGGTTTTTGAGTCTTTGCCTCTTGGCATTGATTGCATCATCTCATGCTCAACTTCAGCTTGGTTTTTATGCCAAGAGTTGCCCAAAAGCTGAgcaaatcattttgaaatttgttcATGAACATATCCACAATGCTCCATCACTAGCAGCTGCATTGATAAGAATGCACTTCCATGACTGTTTTGTAAGG GGATGTGATGGATCGGTGCTTCTGAACTCAACAACCAATCAGGCTGAAAAGAATGCTCCTCCAAATCTCACAGTTAGAGGCTTTGACTTCATTGACAGAATAAAGAGCCTTGTTGAGGCTGAATGCCCTGGTGTGGTCTCTTGTGCTGATATCCTCACCTTGGCTTCCAGAGATTCAATTGTAGCCACA GGTGGACCCTATTGGAAAGTTCCAACAGGTCGAAGGGATGGGGTCATCTCTAACTTGGTGGAAGCCAGAAATAACATTCCTGCTCCATTTGACAACATCACTACGCTACAGACACTCTTTGCCAACCAAGGACTTGATTTGAAGGACTTGGTCCTGCTCTCTG GTGCTCACACAATTGGTATCGCTCATTGCTCATCATTGTCAAACCGCTTGTTCAATTTCACTGGCAAGGGTGATCAAGACCCATCATTAGACAGTGAATATGCTGCAAATCTGAAAACCTTCAAGTGCAAGGACCTCAATAAGTTGAacaccaccaaaattgagatgGACCCTGGAAGTCGCAAGACATTTGATCTTAGCTACTATAGTCACGTTATTAAGAGAAGGGGTCTATTTGAGTCAGATGCTGCATTGTTGACTAATTCAGTTACAAAGGCTCAAATCATTGAATTGCTTGAAGGGTCAGTTGAAAAATTCTTTGCTGAGTTTGCAACCTCCATAGAGAAAATGGGAAGAATTAAGGTGAAGACAGGGACAGAGGGAGAGATCAGAAAGCATTGTGCATTTGTTAATAGCTAA